In Ooceraea biroi isolate clonal line C1 chromosome 1, Obir_v5.4, whole genome shotgun sequence, the genomic stretch atttatttcaatttttgtattttactctgaaaatatgtaaagtatgtaagtatatgtattttaattaattttcagtttcaacttcttttaattttagcaacttctaattttaattgtttcaagttcttttaattttagcaatttctaattttaattgtttcaagttcttttaattttagcaatttttatatacagaaaataatGCGTTGGATGAAATGAGAAATTTTCCTGTTACTTTGTTGGCGTGTTacgtatttaaaatatttaaaaacattttcgacTTCTCCAAGTGACAGCTTGAAGTTTTTCCTACAATTTATCTTGTAACGCAATTTCTCTACAATTGTTTATTGAGTTATCGAGAGATACTATCGAAGAAGAAACGAgcattttgactttaattgctCTTAACTTTGTTAATGATCATCATACAAAGCTTCAAGAAATGGATTATTAAAGTTGAAACTTTGTACTTTATCAATATCTCAATCAATATAATTGctattgttttttaaaaaacttcgAAACGTGTTATAATACAAATGCGtgaagataatataaaattcgcGATGTTTTACTTTTCTATTCAGATCCAGAAACAATTGTGTAGAATAATTCAGACACACAAAAAATTATGtagaacaaaatattttttaattttacttttctcaAATCTTTATTCAACAAAAAATtgtgacatttttttaatagtagCTACTATGATTTTATGGAGCGAAAAACGTacgaaaaattatgaaattatttattttcggtgaaggaaaggaaaaagtgGAAAACAAAGTTCTCTGAACATGTACTAGAAAATTGTTTTGATAGTACGCTGACACTATATcttaaaaatcaatttatattgttcATCATTTACCTAACTAATTACCATACTACTTCCTTTATTGTACCTATACTTCGAAGCTTTGTAACAACTCTTTTATCATATTGTAACAATATCTCAACACAAGCTAACAAGCCTATCAACACAAGTCGCTATCGTCTCCCAGCgtgaacaaataaattatccATAAGCAATAATAACGACTCAAAGGCGCTGCCGACGGGTATTCCGTCGCGACATGGCACGATACAAAAGCGCGCGGAACTCCTAACTGTTCATAATCCCACGCAGACTATAAATTGAATCGGTCATAATCAAATAAGGCTCGTTGCCGGAGCGCGGCTGATTGGAGAGCGCGGCACGAACGCACCGCAGCGTACATACGACCGCGCGTCGGACTCCGCGCACTCGCTCGTTGAGGCACTTCCATCTACGACGGCCGCTATGCCTTTTTCGCTTGACGGCGCGTCGTCAACGGCACAATGCGCGCTATTGCGCGCATTGCCGCAGTGCCCCGCCGTGCCTTCACGCGTTGTTTCTTTGGCCGTTTCCTCGTCGCGCGTTCCGTGCGTCGACGGTCAGCGGCAACGACCACGCTGTCAGTGCACTGCCGTTCGTAAGAGCCGTCGATTCTCTTAGCGTGTCCCTTTTCCCGTCGCCGTGCACGCGGCAGGGGAAATTGAGCTCAACGTTATTACATACCGCTCGCAATTTCCCACGTAGAACCAATGAAAATGATGGCGAGGATGTTGATTTCCTGATACGTACGTCATCGTGCTGCGTCGGTGGATCGCTCGCTAATCGAaaacgaaagagaagaaagcgGAGGAAGGGAAAACGgtagagggagagggagagagagagaaacggcgTGTGTAACGTTTCGAAAGCACCGTCATTAAGACGCATTCTCATCGAAACGGTACCACGGTGAGAGCCGCCGGATTAAAGTCCTCCTGGATATCCTGCATCCGCGTCCCTGAATTATCCCCTGCGCGGAAGCGCGATAACGCGTCCCTTTAAACGCGTTCGCCGCACGTTATCGCCAGCTCCTGCTCTTATCACTGCATGCGCGTTAAGTTACGCTTCGCGGTTAGTGGCGTACGTATATACAACGATTATAGTGTCCTAGAGCCTTTGTAttccgagagaaagagggagaaagagaatccGTCCTGATTCCGTCCGATAATTCACATGTCCGTTTATGGAACGTAGCGTAAACGAATTCACGATAATCGATACACGCTTTCGGAGCCGTCCTCGAGATTGTGCGGTTCCCCATCTTACAACGAACGACTATAGGCCTCTCATCCGTTCTCACTCTATCGCATCTCTCTTTAGTATAGGTTAGAATGCGCTTGTGACATACTGTCACTGCTCCTAGTTTGGATATTggatgtacatgtatgtgtctGGCATCTTGTATACTTTTGGAGTATtgttcatttaatataatcgtGACGCATCACCCTTGCATATAACGGCAAATCTTGACATTATATGCTCGTTCTGTTATTTTGTCCTAGATGTCACACCACAGTAAAGATACTTGTGATCAAAGAACTGCAGTGATCGACCATGAGAAACAGTTTCAAGAAGACTTGGAGCGAGCCCAAGCTCTTAGTTTAGAAAGCCTGGCGTTAGAAAAATTTAGATTGCAGAAGTTGCGTTCTGAAACTAGCAATGTACAACAATCCGGCTTTACACAAAACAATGTGTGCAATACAATTAGTGCCACATCGGAGACAAATGGTTCACAGGAAGAAAGGTAAATGCTTCTTGAATTATTTcacgtttcttttttgtattttaatatggCATATTTGATACCATGCATTGCTTGAATTTGCTTATGAGTCAATTGCATTGCCTCGCCAATTTCTTGAGAAGCTAACGTCACATATGTACGACAGGGATTATCTCTTATTCCCTTTCCATAAAGTCCATCTTATCAgtctcaaaaataaaaaaaagatcatgGTCCATGATAGAGATTTTCATCTAACGACAATAGCgaacatattaataaatataattattatgaatcatgggataatttttaaacaaaagtctagttttatgaaaatttactatgatatgatatgtatgtatgcaggTCACAATGTAGAAGTCGACCAAGACCAGGGTCCATTAATACAAATCAAAATAATGCTGCAATATTAGCACCGCCACCTCCAATACCATGTAGAAGAAATTCGACGACTACTGCAGCGAGTCAAGATTTTTCTACtgatttaatcaattttaccAGTCCAGTAAAGCAGGATAATTTAACAGAATATTGTTCAGCACCGCCTCCACCTCCAccgtaatatatataaatatacatatatattttacttagaaaagagaaaacgttTTCATAAAACGTACATATAGTTACCAATGTATTTTATCTTTTGCAATCTTATTTTCTATTGCAGAAAAGTGCCGGTAGAACCTAAATGGGAGACCCATCCATCGTTGTTGAAGAAAGAGTCAAGAATATCTCGAAGTAACAGTTCAGTTGGAGCGTATCATTCCAGGGATTTCAGatatcattctctctctccagGACCGCAATCCTCTACAGCACCATGCACACCGGGAACACCAGGGATTAGTCCCATTATGTCAAGAGCCAGTAGCGTTAGCAACAATGTACCTGATATTGCACCACAGGTGGTAAAACAATTTCTGTAAAGAATAccttttttctaaatattctaattttttctaaaattacatatatttgtattacgTATACTCATGTTGCTGCTTTCCATCAGAGAACATTCACGGAGGAATTTATATTGaagattgtattttttttagattCCTCCTTTGCCTATGAATTATAGACCAACCGTTGCCCCTGCCATATGTGCTCCACCAATACCGACGTTCAGTGTAGACGACGAACAGTTAAACGTGTTAAAAGTAATAGAGAAAAAACCAAATAGCAATCTTATAGATTTGAGTAATTTTGAGCAAATGGACGATAAAACAAACGTACGAGTTAGTGTCTTGGAGGCATTTGATCCATTACTCATTAAGACTGACGGTGGAAGCGATTTCATACAAGAACGCAAAGATGGTAACTTGATTAAGTTTTAACGTGTTTTTaatgtgtttttaataaattagtaataaCAATTAGGAATGTTTCTTTCATgtgcatacgtacgtacgtgtgtgcttgcgcgcgtgtatgcgtgcgtgtgtgtagaTTGCGTTTCTATTTAGATAGAGATAGAATATTTCCTCTgataaatttacttttcttatttttataaattgcctCCTCTTTTATTAACGTTTTTACAGATCCACGATCGCCAGTTGGTGACAGTGTATACGATCCATTCGATCCATTTGATTACATGTATAGTACAAATGAAAGCGCCAATTCGGATCCAGTTTATGCCGCGGTGGAGAAATCGGCAAAATCGCCGGCTATATCGCCAGCTGCACCGCCCCCATTACCACCTCGCAACTCGTCAGCATGGAACACTATTGAAAGGCGGAAAACTTCGTTAGACCGTCGAGTAAGTTTTGAAGAAATTCGTCTGTTcgctttgaataaaataatatcgttaCACATTGTCATTTCCAGCAAAAACGTCAAACGCGATTGTATGAAAATGTGACAGTTATCAAAACTAGATCGTCCCTACACGATTGTGATCTGAAGGCGTTtcataaaatgataaagtCCATACGAAGTGAGTGAGATGAAACGTTTTGtcatttctatatattaatcagTACATcggtattaataaattattaataatacccGTATTAATAGCAttggtattaattaattaaaaattttttttaggTGAGTTTCCATTTAATGATCCTAATACAAATATCGGATATGTTATCAGTCCGATAATGGAAAACTTGTACCCGGATGGTACAAGTGTAAAATTAGTAGTACAtccgcaattaattaataatgataaggATCCTGCGCTATCTATCACTTTCACTTGCAACGGTAAATTAACAGGATTTATTTTCAAGCaaaattgcgtattttttcGTATTATACAGATATCGTTTTCAATATCATGTTTCAGTGAGCTGCAGCGTCGAGCATGTTATTTTGAATGTCGCTTGTTCCTTAGATGAGGAAGATACAGTGAATGTAGAAAAGTATTGTTTAAGAGTATGGGGATTAGCGGAATATTTCGCGCCTAATACAACGTTAGCACAGTACGAGTATATACATCAGTGCATTAAACTGGAAAAAGATATCGAATTAGCTATAATGAGCAAGGCACAAATTAAACAATCGATTGCTCGAACAGTAAGTGATcacgaataattttattaccttATGCGAGCATGTGTACGTGATACGTGCGCATGCGTGCATAAATCTGCGTGTATAAACCTTTAATACTTGAATactcattatatattatcctTTCTTTTCCAGCTGCAGGATGATAATCGTGATCAGTGTCTAAAATTGGAAGATATTTTACCAAATGAACCCTTGCAACCCATTTCGTACGATACATTAATTATCTTACTAGGTACGCTTACTCGCACGCGTATCGACTAATATATATTGAGTTGTTACAAAAGTTCATGGcttcgtttaatttttttttatgattGAAAGATGAGAAGTTCTAGGGAAACGGAATTATAAAGTTACTGCAAGGCTggcaaattgaataaaatgtagttgagtaaatatttatacgcatatacatataaaaatacactatgaacttttgttacaacccgggaaaaatttattactgaTAACACGGcacgttataaataataagatatcagcacatcttttttttatccatATATAGAAACGGTCGAAAAGGAAATGGAACGCGTGGAGAACACGGCGTTACAATTGGCAACGACGAATCACGGTTCTAGCTTATTACCTCAACTTCAGCCGCGTGGCGTAGTGCAAGCGGTGAAAGCAGTTTGTGCCTTAATGGGGAACATCGAGACGTTCGAGATCACGGAGGCCGTTGACAATTTCGTTAATGCTTGCTGCCAATTCCTGCCGCAAGCCCATACAGCTAATATAGATTGCAAGAAACCCGAGATCATACACGAGGACGGTGATTACGCTGTGGTTACCTTGAGAAAAAAGTTTCCCGACGTCATCGCCTCGCATTGCCACAAAATTCGCGATGCTGTTCAAGAACTCGTCGAGACGTATTGCCATGCATTCAGAGTTGATTTCCAATTAAACAGCAAAGGAGAATTCCCGACAAGTAAAAAGGACTAATTTCTTTATCTAAAATACTTCTATATACTATCGCATACATAAGATTTCTCTTAACCATGATACATTTCCACTCAATAGATACGCTGGCCTCATCAGAAGTAATCGATACGATTTTGGTGCGTATTGGAGCTTTACATAGATTACCGACCACGTGGAAACACGACGATTACATAGTGGCAGCCCAGATCTTTCATGGAACCAGACCAGTAGGAAATGCAGTCATATCAGAGCCGATGACGGTCAGCACGAATTTTTATCCaaggattttatttaattcgtgGTGAGCATGATGAGAATGTCCATAAGAATCCCCCCCCCCCAatgtcaaataaatataaaacaaattgcgTAATTTATGCAAGGTTGGAGTTTCGCGGGATAAGTATTTGTCAAGTACCAAGGGAGGCTAGACTCGTGCTAGTTCTTTACGGTCGTACTCTGCAACCTACGGAGCACGAGTCCAATTCGTCCAGTTCGGAGAGCGCAATGCAGAAGGAAGACCTCGGATGGGGCGCTATACAATTCTTCGATTATGACGGGTAAGCACATGTGCGATTAGTAATTTGCTACAACGTTACAGCTTATCTggttttctatattttttttattcctttgatatttcataaaatattacgtcGCGTGttcttttacatttctttacGTTACATGCAcacgtttattttttaattacagtaTTTTGATTTTACTTATAGCGTTATGAGCCAAGGAAGtttttttctgtctctttgGCCAGCCATCGCGGATAAGAGATTGGGTCCGGCGCCGGCGCCTGGAATTCATCCACATGGCGATATTCATCCTATTATAGGGCTGGAATTACCCGATTACGGAGGAAAAGTGTTGTTCCCAACGGAATTAAGAGACTACGATGTGGAATCGCTAGATTTCAATTCGCTGGATCAGAATACGCAAGAACTACTAACAGA encodes the following:
- the LOC105283495 gene encoding phosphatidylinositol 4-phosphate 3-kinase C2 domain-containing subunit beta isoform X1, which produces MRVKLRFAVSGMSHHSKDTCDQRTAVIDHEKQFQEDLERAQALSLESLALEKFRLQKLRSETSNVQQSGFTQNNVCNTISATSETNGSQEERSQCRSRPRPGSINTNQNNAAILAPPPPIPCRRNSTTTAASQDFSTDLINFTSPVKQDNLTEYCSAPPPPPPKVPVEPKWETHPSLLKKESRISRSNSSVGAYHSRDFRYHSLSPGPQSSTAPCTPGTPGISPIMSRASSVSNNVPDIAPQIPPLPMNYRPTVAPAICAPPIPTFSVDDEQLNVLKVIEKKPNSNLIDLSNFEQMDDKTNVRVSVLEAFDPLLIKTDGGSDFIQERKDDPRSPVGDSVYDPFDPFDYMYSTNESANSDPVYAAVEKSAKSPAISPAAPPPLPPRNSSAWNTIERRKTSLDRRQKRQTRLYENVTVIKTRSSLHDCDLKAFHKMIKSIRSEFPFNDPNTNIGYVISPIMENLYPDGTSVKLVVHPQLINNDKDPALSITFTCNVSCSVEHVILNVACSLDEEDTVNVEKYCLRVWGLAEYFAPNTTLAQYEYIHQCIKLEKDIELAIMSKAQIKQSIARTLQDDNRDQCLKLEDILPNEPLQPISYDTLIILLETVEKEMERVENTALQLATTNHGSSLLPQLQPRGVVQAVKAVCALMGNIETFEITEAVDNFVNACCQFLPQAHTANIDCKKPEIIHEDGDYAVVTLRKKFPDVIASHCHKIRDAVQELVETYCHAFRVDFQLNSKGEFPTNTLASSEVIDTILVRIGALHRLPTTWKHDDYIVAAQIFHGTRPVGNAVISEPMTVSTNFYPRILFNSWLEFRGISICQVPREARLVLVLYGRTLQPTEHESNSSSSESAMQKEDLGWGAIQFFDYDGVMSQGSFFLSLWPAIADKRLGPAPAPGIHPHGDIHPIIGLELPDYGGKVLFPTELRDYDVESLDFNSLDQNTQELLTDITQQDTFSRPPIDEREILWEKRHYLHDRPEALPKILLAAHSWDWACLPDLHASLRVWSPLPPVQALQLLLPCFPDMKVREMAVGWIRELSNDELVDYLPQLLQAMKHETYEASPLARFLLERALLSPRVAHHVYWLLNQTLPGQSPQNSAETAAEDDKAISCARYHRRLQLMLRALLAVIGDALRNSFLTQQLLVKNLHEVAENIKVTKESLRMETLKTGLQNIHCQLMEDDGTCLPLSPSKLVFGINVQTCAYFPSFTLPLKINFITCDSVINPAIFKVGDDLQQDMLTLQMVRIMDKLWLKEGLDLKMVTFACVPTGHKRGMIEMVTNAETLRKIQVEFGLTGSFKDRPIAEWLAKHNPSELEYERAVENFTASCAGYSVATYILGICDRHNDNIMLKTSGHLFHIDFGKFLGDAQMFGNFKRDRTPFVLTSDMAYVINGGDKPSAKFHHFVDLCCQAFNIVRKHGNLILHLFGLMTSSGIPGVTMDAVNYVQKALLPGQTNPEAAATFARMIESSLKSWFTQFNFFLHNLAQLRFSGDHSDGELLSFIPRTYTMQQEGQLTSVQVHGYQKRYDPEKYYMYILRIQRKSQPDPTYLFRSYKEFCEFYQKLCIHFPLAKVTSLPSGISVGRSNIKQVADKRRADIEKFLVSLFKMAPEISQSDLVYTFFHPLLRDQQNADIRLRKVKVGNWWAEKRIRDNVQSGQIKLSLHYTRGTLSVMIYHARGLPKVANAQEPNTYVKVYLKPDPPKATKRKTKVVKKNCHPSFMEMLEYRMPLEVIRERTLEATIWNHDTLQENEFLGGISLPLGRLDLKNETIEWFPLGSVR
- the LOC105283495 gene encoding phosphatidylinositol 4-phosphate 3-kinase C2 domain-containing subunit beta isoform X2, with the protein product MSHHSKDTCDQRTAVIDHEKQFQEDLERAQALSLESLALEKFRLQKLRSETSNVQQSGFTQNNVCNTISATSETNGSQEERSQCRSRPRPGSINTNQNNAAILAPPPPIPCRRNSTTTAASQDFSTDLINFTSPVKQDNLTEYCSAPPPPPPKVPVEPKWETHPSLLKKESRISRSNSSVGAYHSRDFRYHSLSPGPQSSTAPCTPGTPGISPIMSRASSVSNNVPDIAPQIPPLPMNYRPTVAPAICAPPIPTFSVDDEQLNVLKVIEKKPNSNLIDLSNFEQMDDKTNVRVSVLEAFDPLLIKTDGGSDFIQERKDDPRSPVGDSVYDPFDPFDYMYSTNESANSDPVYAAVEKSAKSPAISPAAPPPLPPRNSSAWNTIERRKTSLDRRQKRQTRLYENVTVIKTRSSLHDCDLKAFHKMIKSIRSEFPFNDPNTNIGYVISPIMENLYPDGTSVKLVVHPQLINNDKDPALSITFTCNVSCSVEHVILNVACSLDEEDTVNVEKYCLRVWGLAEYFAPNTTLAQYEYIHQCIKLEKDIELAIMSKAQIKQSIARTLQDDNRDQCLKLEDILPNEPLQPISYDTLIILLETVEKEMERVENTALQLATTNHGSSLLPQLQPRGVVQAVKAVCALMGNIETFEITEAVDNFVNACCQFLPQAHTANIDCKKPEIIHEDGDYAVVTLRKKFPDVIASHCHKIRDAVQELVETYCHAFRVDFQLNSKGEFPTNTLASSEVIDTILVRIGALHRLPTTWKHDDYIVAAQIFHGTRPVGNAVISEPMTVSTNFYPRILFNSWLEFRGISICQVPREARLVLVLYGRTLQPTEHESNSSSSESAMQKEDLGWGAIQFFDYDGVMSQGSFFLSLWPAIADKRLGPAPAPGIHPHGDIHPIIGLELPDYGGKVLFPTELRDYDVESLDFNSLDQNTQELLTDITQQDTFSRPPIDEREILWEKRHYLHDRPEALPKILLAAHSWDWACLPDLHASLRVWSPLPPVQALQLLLPCFPDMKVREMAVGWIRELSNDELVDYLPQLLQAMKHETYEASPLARFLLERALLSPRVAHHVYWLLNQTLPGQSPQNSAETAAEDDKAISCARYHRRLQLMLRALLAVIGDALRNSFLTQQLLVKNLHEVAENIKVTKESLRMETLKTGLQNIHCQLMEDDGTCLPLSPSKLVFGINVQTCAYFPSFTLPLKINFITCDSVINPAIFKVGDDLQQDMLTLQMVRIMDKLWLKEGLDLKMVTFACVPTGHKRGMIEMVTNAETLRKIQVEFGLTGSFKDRPIAEWLAKHNPSELEYERAVENFTASCAGYSVATYILGICDRHNDNIMLKTSGHLFHIDFGKFLGDAQMFGNFKRDRTPFVLTSDMAYVINGGDKPSAKFHHFVDLCCQAFNIVRKHGNLILHLFGLMTSSGIPGVTMDAVNYVQKALLPGQTNPEAAATFARMIESSLKSWFTQFNFFLHNLAQLRFSGDHSDGELLSFIPRTYTMQQEGQLTSVQVHGYQKRYDPEKYYMYILRIQRKSQPDPTYLFRSYKEFCEFYQKLCIHFPLAKVTSLPSGISVGRSNIKQVADKRRADIEKFLVSLFKMAPEISQSDLVYTFFHPLLRDQQNADIRLRKVKVGNWWAEKRIRDNVQSGQIKLSLHYTRGTLSVMIYHARGLPKVANAQEPNTYVKVYLKPDPPKATKRKTKVVKKNCHPSFMEMLEYRMPLEVIRERTLEATIWNHDTLQENEFLGGISLPLGRLDLKNETIEWFPLGSVR